The Acipenser ruthenus chromosome 27, fAciRut3.2 maternal haplotype, whole genome shotgun sequence genome includes a window with the following:
- the LOC117432049 gene encoding heterochromatin protein 1-binding protein 3-like, which yields MPIRRSAGTPSQETAPKNPPAADVDASSEESVSAGEEHENEAPAAAQPQEEEVKQENEKAETEEEKKEEEKPAEEQKKDDKDAVKEKEKKVKKTIPAWATMSAKQLARSQKHAQVTLFVRPKMDAILTEAIQACFQKSGASAFAIKKYIVHKYPSLELDKRGYLLKQALKRELQRGAVRQVKGKGFSGSFTVVSSNSKQPQKSRKKGGSAPAKGAVPEPTEKLEDTLPLIFTRLCEPKEASYVLIKKYVEQYFPKLMVESRPHMLKNALQRAVEKGQLEQLTGKGASGTFQLKKLGDKPLLSGGPFEDAILSAITAMNEPKTCSTTALKKFVLENSQGGKVNLQVNNLKRTLRKCEMFGWMEQISGKGFSGTFQLCFPYYPSPTILFPDKHKEEEEESESEDSEEESEEESEEESEDEPPPKKRQIKRPPPKVRIPPPPKHRKPPASKKRSGGSAQKVSAPAFTPRGKKPAPAKKATPAKNVSTPVKKAAPPPKAAATKKAAPPTKAAATKKAAPPPKAAAPPNKPKTPATKKMTSRAPKKSPAKTTPARSPVKGKPAARKSLRMRK from the exons ATGCCAATCCGTCGCTCTGCAGGGACGCCCTCCCAGGAAACGGCACCCAAGAACCCTCCTGCTGCAG ATGTGGACGCCAGCTCTGAGGAGTCTGTCTCCGCGGGGGAAGAGCATGAGAACGAGGCCCCCGCAGCGGCTCAGccacaggaggaggaggtgaagcaAGAGAACGAGAAAGCTGAAACCGAGGAGGAGAAAAAAGAGGAGGAGAAGCCTGCTGAGGAGCAGAAGAAAGA TGACAAAGATGCCGtcaaggagaaggagaagaaagtGAAGAAGACGATTCCTGCCTGGGCCACCATGTCGGCCAAACAGCTGGCCCGCTCCCAGAAGCATGCACAAGTCACCTTGTTCGTGCGGCCCAAGATGGATGCCATCCTCACAGAGGCCATCCAG GCCTGTTTTCAGAAGTCTGGTGCCTCTGCATTTGCAATCAAGAAGTACATTGTTCACAAGTACCCATCACTGGAGCTGGATAAGAGGGGGTACCTGCTGAAACAAGCCCTGAAGCGAGAGCTGCAGAGGGGGGCTGTAAGACAG GTGAAAGGAAAGGGGTTCTCTGGGAGCTTCACAGTGGTCTCCAGCAATTCCAAGCAGCCACAGAAATCCAGAAAG AAAGGTGGCTCTGCTCCGGCCAAGGGGGCAGTGCCTGAGCCCACAGAGAAACTGGAGGACACTCTGCCTCTGATCTTCACCCGCCTCTGTGAGCCCAAAGAGGCCTCCTACGTCCTCATCAAGAAATACGTGGAGCAGTACTTTCCCAAGCTCATGGTGGAGAGCAG GCCCCACATGTTGAAGAACGCTTTGCAGAGAGCTGTAGAGAAGGGACAGCTGGAGCAGTTAACTGGGAAAGGAGCGTCCGGAACCTTCCAG TTAAAGAAGCTGGGGGACAAGCCTCTTCTGAGTGGCGGTCCCTTCGAAGACGCTATCCTGTCTGCCATCACTGCCATGAACGAGCCCAAGACCTGCTCCACCACCGCACTCAAGAAATTTGTGCTGGAGAACAGCCAGGGAGGCAAGGTCAACCTGCAGG TGAACAACTTGAAGAGGACCCTGCGGAAGTGCGAGATGTTTGGCTGGATGGAGCAGATCTCTGGGAAGGGCTTCAGTGGCACCTTCCAGCTCTGCTTCCCCTACTACCCCAG CCCTACAATCCTGTTCCCTGACAAAcacaaggaggaggaggaggagtctgAGTCGGAGGACTCTGAAGAGGAGTCTGAGGAAGAATCTGAGGAGGAGTCTGAGGACGAGCCTCCTCCAAAGAAAAG GCAGATAAAGAGGCCCCCTCCCAAGGTCCGCATCCCTCCGCCCCCCAAACACCGCAAGCCACCAGCGAGCAAGAAAAGAAGCGGGGGCAGCGCGCAGAAGGTCAGCGCGCCAGCTTTCACCCCCAGGGGCAAAAAACCAGCACCTGCCAAAAAAGCCACGCCTGCCAAGAACGTTTCGACCCCTGTCAAGAAAGCTGCCCCGCCCCCTAAAGCAGCAGCCACAAAGAAAGCGGCCCCGCCCACTAAAGCAGCAGCCACAAAGAAAGCAGCACCACCCCCTAAAGCAGCAGCCCCCCCGAATAAGCCCAAAACACCAGCGACCAAGAAGATGACGAGCCGAGCCCCCAAGAAATCTCCGGCGAAGACGACTCCGGCCAGGTCTCCCGTCAAGGGGAAACCGGCTGCCCGCAAATCCTTGAGAATGAGGAAGTGA
- the LOC117432465 gene encoding SH2 domain-containing protein 5-like: MSETSSRKTRTETKFAEYVGSCVVEECCLDEKTWLVYELLRSLKDCSRRRAVTLKFSTKGVKVYDADGVTLLMAHSMRRILFSTCRPSDSQFAFVAHNPGCSPDELYCHLFVGSQPCEARVLNLLLCRAFQLAYLEKHPEQAESEETASGLEGLPEDIPPLPSLIADRVSLSVSALVSFRRAPFQGELIPDKMADKKLSVPAVSPACSPTLVRKKAIRNKVLRSGAYRSFTYDSQTHRSIQEKLNRGWRSLDFQVGKSFSLSETQDILTEAVWSFSGIHRDSSSSLLRKDILGAFLLWQNPNSSKSWSLSVRTPFGLQGYQINRNPNGNYILKHLQNEFNSIEALIDHFTEVKGELLCSLNSARLNHCYEEEDFVRGPGSSLHQATGKRVVDSEHAEEPLSLRQH; this comes from the exons aTGAGTGAAACTTCGTCCAGGAAGACCAGAACCGAGACAAAATTTGCAGAG TATGTGGGCTCCTGTGTGGTGGAGGAATGCTGTCTGGATGAGAAGACCTGGCTGGTATATGAGCTGCTGCGATCCCTCAAG GACTGCAGCAGACGGAGGGCCGTCACCCTGAAATTCTCCACCAAGGGAGTGAAGGTATACGATGCAGACGGAGTG ACTCTACTGATGGCTCACTCCATGAGGAGGATTCTATTCTCCACCTGCCGCCCCTCGGACTCCCAGTTCGCCTTCGTTGCTCACAACCCGGGCTGCTCCCCAGACGAACTGTACTGCCATCTCTTTGTGGGCAGCCAGCCCTGCGAG GCCCGGGTGTTGAACCTGCTCCTCTGCCGAGCCTTCCAGCTGGCCTACCTGGAGAAGCACCCGGAGCAGGCAGAGAGTGAGGAGACAGCGTCCGGTCTGGAGGGCCTTCCAGAGGACATCCCTCCCCTGCCCTCCCTCATCGCTGACAGGGTCTCCCTCAGCGTCAGCGCCCTGGTGTCCTTCCGCAGGGCCCCCTTTCAGGGAGAGCTCATACCTGATAAAATG GCAGATAAGAAGCTGAGCGTTCCTGCTGTGAGTCCTGCCTGCTCCCCGACGCTGGTCCGCAAGAAAGCGATCCGGAACAAAGTCCTCCGCTCGGGGGCGTACCGCTCCTTCACCTACGACTCGCAGACACACCGCTCCATCCAGGAAAAGT TGAACCGGGGGTGGAGGAGTTTGGATTTTCAGGTGGGAAAATCCTTCTCCCTGTCAGAAACCCAGGACATCCTCACAGAAGCTGTGTGGTCCTTTTCAGGGATTCACAG GGACAGCAGCTCTTCACTGCTCCGCAAAGACATCCTGGGAGCATTCCTGCTGTGGCAGAACCCCAACTCTTCCAAGTCCTGGTCCCTGTCTGTTCGCACCCCCTTCGGCCTGCAGGGATACCAGATCAACAGGAACCCGAATGGGAACTACATCCTGAAG CACCTCCAAAACGAATTCAATAGCATAGAAGCCTTAATCGACCACTTCACAGAGGTCAAGGGGGAGCTGCTGTGTTCCCTAAATTCTGCCCGCCTAAACCACTGCTACGAGGAGGAGGACTTCGTGCGAGGCCCAGGCTCCAGCCTACACCAGGCCACAGGTAAACGTGTGGTGGATTCCGAACACGCAGAAGAGCCTCTGAGCCTGAGGCAGCATTAA